In the Desulfovibrio sp. Huiquan2017 genome, TGCATCATCGCTGCGAGTTCCGGATTATGTGTGACGACGATAAAGGTCATACCCAATTCATTATTCAGAGAAGCCAGCAAATTCCCGATCCTGGCGCCGTTTTCCTCATCAAGATTGCCCGTGGGCTCGTCGGCAAGCAACACCTTGGGACGGAGGAGAATCGCCCGGGCGATGGCCGCCCGCTGTCTCTCGCCGCCCGACAATGTCGTTACCTTGTGTTCGAGCCTGTGCGCAAGTCCTACCATGTCGAGCGCCTCCCGCGCCATGCGCAGACCTTCGCTGCGCCCCTTCCCTGCAATGAAGGCGGGCATCGCCACGTTCTCCAGCGTGGAGAACTCAGGCAGGAGGTGATGGAACTGGAACACGAAACCGATGTCCCTGTTCCGCAGCACCGCCCGATCCCTGTCTCCCAGGGTACCGAGATCGACACCATTCAAAAAAATCTTGCCGCTAGTCACGGTATCCAGCGTGCCGAGCATGTGCAGCAATGTGGTCTTTCC is a window encoding:
- a CDS encoding ABC transporter ATP-binding protein, which translates into the protein MSRESIYQLIDVSKEFDGPSEVVRVLRGVDLEIRRGESLAILGASGSGKTTLLHMLGTLDTVTSGKIFLNGVDLGTLGDRDRAVLRNRDIGFVFQFHHLLPEFSTLENVAMPAFIAGKGRSEGLRMAREALDMVGLAHRLEHKVTTLSGGERQRAAIARAILLRPKVLLADEPTGNLDEENGARIGNLLASLNNELGMTFIVVTHNPELAAMMHRRFELRSGELYAQ